One region of bacterium genomic DNA includes:
- a CDS encoding DUF58 domain-containing protein — MRLLTRELLAQLEQVHIPSRRRLRYHHRGERASMRKGSSLEFSDYREYLPGDDIRSIDWNVYARTDRLFLKLFLEDESKPVYFVLDASESMNFGEPTKYEYCKAFAAALSYVSLINYDKPRILLVQNNSFRAITISSLPQFFPVVQQMEQLETGGPTQWSAALKKIALSAFPKGIYFLMSDFYSLDGWDGMKLLAAAGNELHCLQVLTEEEMEPTLRGDLRLLDSETNADSEVSITPSVLKRYKTRLSQMQETLKQTAFRSFASFYIIRTSTPLSLLVLQNLRKTGVLA, encoded by the coding sequence ATGAGACTCCTCACCCGTGAGCTCCTGGCTCAATTGGAACAAGTGCACATACCCTCACGGAGAAGGCTGCGATATCACCATCGTGGCGAACGCGCCAGCATGAGAAAAGGATCGAGTCTCGAATTTTCCGACTATCGTGAGTACCTTCCAGGTGACGACATCCGAAGCATCGATTGGAATGTGTATGCTCGGACCGACCGCTTATTCCTGAAGCTCTTTTTGGAAGATGAAAGCAAACCGGTCTATTTCGTTCTGGATGCAAGTGAATCGATGAATTTTGGAGAACCCACAAAGTATGAATACTGCAAAGCATTCGCTGCAGCACTCAGTTATGTCTCTTTGATCAACTACGATAAGCCCCGCATCCTTCTGGTTCAAAATAATTCATTTCGCGCCATCACCATTTCGTCGTTGCCACAATTCTTCCCGGTCGTTCAACAGATGGAACAGTTAGAAACGGGTGGTCCAACACAATGGAGTGCTGCACTTAAGAAAATAGCGCTGTCTGCTTTCCCGAAAGGAATCTACTTTCTAATGTCCGACTTTTATTCGCTGGACGGTTGGGACGGAATGAAACTTTTAGCCGCTGCCGGAAACGAGCTGCATTGTTTGCAGGTGCTGACCGAAGAGGAGATGGAGCCCACGCTTCGGGGTGATTTGCGTTTGTTAGATTCTGAGACGAATGCAGATTCAGAAGTCTCGATTACGCCTTCCGTGCTCAAAAGGTACAAAACAAGATTAAGCCAGATGCAGGAAACTTTGAAACAAACTGCGTTTCGCAGCTTTGCTTCATTCTACATTATTCGAACCTCAACTCCTTTATCTTTGCTGGTTCTGCAAAATCTCCGTAAAACCGGAGTTCTGGCGTGA
- a CDS encoding short-chain dehydrogenase has protein sequence EWNVPVWEHSLAGGLHMLRLAIDTHIITSHFALALLIKSPGGLVVEVTDGTAEYNNANYRLSLFYDLAKTSIIRMAWALAQELRPHHCTAVVLTPGWLRSEMMLDNYGVTEANWRDAIAKQPHFAITETPRYIGRAVAHLAGDPEVARWSGNSLSSGQLAKVYGFTDLDGSQPDCWRYMVEVQDPGKPADVTGYR, from the coding sequence TGAGTGGAATGTGCCAGTGTGGGAGCATTCACTTGCGGGTGGGCTGCACATGTTGCGGCTCGCAATCGATACGCACATCATCACGAGCCACTTCGCGCTAGCGCTCCTGATCAAGTCTCCGGGCGGACTGGTTGTCGAAGTAACGGACGGTACTGCCGAATACAACAATGCAAATTACCGGTTGTCGCTGTTCTATGATCTGGCCAAGACCTCGATTATTCGCATGGCCTGGGCGCTGGCGCAAGAACTGCGGCCCCACCATTGCACGGCCGTTGTTCTGACTCCCGGCTGGCTGCGTTCGGAGATGATGCTGGATAACTACGGTGTCACTGAGGCCAACTGGCGCGATGCGATCGCGAAGCAACCGCACTTCGCAATCACTGAAACGCCACGTTACATTGGCCGAGCCGTCGCGCACCTCGCGGGAGATCCTGAAGTTGCACGCTGGAGTGGTAATTCTCTTTCGAGCGGCCAGCTCGCAAAAGTTTATGGCTTCACCGATCTTGACGGTTCACAGCCCGACTGTTGGCGCTACATGGTTGAGGTTCAGGATCCAGGTAAACCAGCTGATGTGACAGGATACAGGTAG